One window of Acidobacteriota bacterium genomic DNA carries:
- a CDS encoding acyl-CoA carboxylase subunit beta, whose amino-acid sequence MKESLKKLAELERQAELGGGEERLRRQHDAGKLTARERVMELFDPGTFEELDKLVTHRCRDFGMQEQIIPGDGVVSGHGKIEGRSVYAFAQDFTVFGGSLSETNAAKICKVMDLAVRMGAPIVGLNDSGGARIQEGVVSLGGYADIFLRNTLASGVVPQISAIMGPCAGGAVYSPAITDFNVMVKGTSYMFVTGPDVIKTVTHEDVTKEELGGAMTHNEKSGVAHFAVENDRECIALIRELLGFLPANNLDDAPRGPVTDSPTREDDSLDTLVPASPYQPYDMLDVIHTIVDDGYFLEVHRYFAQNIVVGFARMGGRSVGVVANQPAHLAGTLDIDASVKGARFVRFCDAFNIPLVTLEDVPGFLPGTVQEFGGIIRHGAKLLYAFAEATVPKVTIIIRKAYGGAYCVMSSKHIRTDFNYAWPMAEIAVMGPEGAVNILYRRELERSADAPARRAEKTAEFRDAFANPYISAARGFVDEVIQPRTTRRKIISALEACAHKRDRNPPKKHGNIPL is encoded by the coding sequence GTGAAGGAGTCCCTCAAGAAGCTGGCGGAGCTCGAGCGGCAGGCTGAACTTGGCGGCGGCGAGGAGCGGCTGAGGCGGCAGCACGACGCCGGAAAGCTGACGGCGCGCGAGCGGGTGATGGAGCTGTTCGACCCGGGGACGTTCGAAGAGCTCGACAAGCTGGTGACCCACCGCTGCCGGGACTTCGGGATGCAGGAGCAGATCATTCCCGGCGACGGCGTCGTCTCGGGTCACGGAAAGATCGAGGGGCGTTCGGTCTATGCCTTCGCGCAGGACTTCACCGTGTTCGGGGGATCGCTGTCGGAAACCAACGCGGCGAAGATCTGCAAGGTGATGGACCTGGCCGTCCGGATGGGCGCGCCCATCGTCGGGCTGAACGACTCGGGCGGCGCCAGGATCCAGGAGGGCGTGGTGTCGCTTGGCGGCTACGCCGACATCTTCCTGCGCAACACACTGGCGTCGGGAGTCGTGCCTCAGATTTCGGCCATCATGGGCCCGTGCGCCGGCGGCGCGGTGTACTCGCCCGCCATCACCGATTTCAACGTCATGGTCAAGGGCACGAGTTACATGTTCGTGACCGGGCCGGATGTCATCAAGACGGTGACCCACGAGGACGTCACCAAGGAAGAGCTGGGCGGCGCGATGACGCACAACGAGAAGAGCGGCGTCGCGCATTTTGCCGTGGAGAACGATCGCGAGTGCATCGCGCTCATACGGGAGCTGCTCGGGTTCCTGCCCGCCAACAACCTGGATGATGCACCCCGCGGTCCCGTGACGGATTCCCCGACGCGGGAGGACGACTCGCTCGATACGCTGGTGCCGGCGTCGCCGTACCAGCCCTACGACATGCTGGACGTCATCCACACGATCGTCGATGACGGGTACTTTCTCGAAGTGCACCGGTATTTCGCCCAGAACATCGTGGTCGGGTTTGCGAGAATGGGAGGGCGTTCGGTCGGGGTTGTCGCCAACCAGCCCGCGCATCTGGCCGGCACGCTCGACATCGACGCCTCGGTCAAGGGCGCGCGGTTCGTGCGCTTCTGCGACGCATTCAACATACCCCTGGTGACGCTGGAAGATGTGCCCGGTTTCCTCCCGGGCACGGTGCAGGAATTCGGCGGCATCATCCGCCACGGCGCCAAGCTGCTCTATGCGTTCGCCGAGGCGACGGTGCCGAAGGTGACGATCATCATCCGTAAGGCGTACGGCGGCGCGTACTGCGTGATGTCGAGCAAGCACATTCGCACCGACTTCAACTATGCCTGGCCGATGGCGGAGATTGCGGTGATGGGGCCCGAGGGCGCGGTGAACATCCTCTACCGCCGCGAACTGGAGCGTTCGGCGGATGCGCCGGCCCGCCGCGCGGAGAAGACGGCCGAATTCCGCGACGCGTTTGCCAACCCCTACATCTCCGCCGCCCGCGGATTCGTCGACGAGGTGATTCAGCCGCGGACGACGCGCCGCAAGATCATCTCGGCGCTCGAGGCCTGCGCGCACAAGCGTGACAGGAACCCGCCCAAGAAGCACGGCAACATCCCGTTGTAG
- a CDS encoding translocation/assembly module TamB domain-containing protein, which translates to MRLRDLARGVWRHSRRAAVLALALVAAGIVTSFSVELGPGMRQWIESAATTTLQRPVHIGTLSIRLFGGRFVGHDIVIEGLSRTDAPFFEAREIVVSMPLWSLLRRQLIIESAEISDWRAAVETWPGDRNNLPRLRSTTPRGSPSPIRVSASYVHAYRGQFTYDDHRNWSTVARNLDITVMNLAGYRGTSRSSGSVITIGQYEPMSAAMNTWFRIDGGKILFDRVELNTYGAETLCTGVVNVARWPEMRFAILRSTIPMPHVREIFWAHDQFTLSGVMQFKGTFRLFKGGHEVAGTFSSADSALNRYHFLDVTGALVWTPWRLDVSQFHSRFYGGSMALTYVMDPLGQKTPGTARLDTIYEGVDLEEFSDAMEFDGIRFAGRATGRNLMEWAIGKYSGHSGFGDVTVEAPPRVTLRGRALPAVLPEPSFAHVYGDPFPPLGHVPFGGEVHYTFGPEWVDLAPSHLATRASYVEFRGRTAYGLRSILPFHVTSSDWQESDSLLSGILTAFGSKTRPIEVGGVGTFDGVLLNAIWKPRIEGMMAGRRMRAWDVEWGTAQSHVIYENSYADIADAVIRKGIAEMRIEGRFSLGFPRPDGGEQINARFTTHKWPLIDVRHFFELDEYPMNGGLSGEFHLYGAYLEPFGFGRADVSSAETYGERFDSATSAIRFEGAGARFDGLELRKGTGLITGAAHITWAGSYSFSAEGRQIPVDTVDALRFPLAPPTGLIDFKAGGSGVFLNMEYDVTGHIRDLYVGDEGLADLVTGKIGMRGDNVNFELQAGSTRLGASMAGTVNRRSFSYPGDITLRVTDTSLDPYARLFAANLSPFARAIVSGTVRISGTLGNLDGIVARAVVDKVDLSLFDYSLRNDGVIDIGVGQSTVQVHQFNLTGDETRLGVSGTVDFARRQIGIHARGDANLGILQMFSGNIRGSGRAELTADVTGDIDHPQIGGSAILDNGRLRNMFLPHAIENLNGPITFAGNSIRFDEVVAKVGGGNVKFAGRILLNGLWPSVLDVTASGESMELRYPDGLRSLVDADLALRGSIGDPLLSGIVTVRRASYTKRIDLEGELNLAGGAAPSSGASAGTAFPLRFNIQLVARSSLEINNNLGRITSSADLTLRGTLDRPLVYGGAEIERGDVWFEGRRYLVTRGTFDFVNPGKLDPYFDVEAETSARAPGQTYRVTLRVRGHMQRFDYEMSSDPPLPEVDILSMLLGEARPTQDAELRALQAPNAAQQTLIQSRAARMLAGRISSNVQKVVEQTFGVDTFQITPMLADPAQQTTRFAPGARLTVGKRISDRAYVTYSRSLTASARDQVIMLEYDQSDRLSWILTQNEDKTYALDVRVRRVFR; encoded by the coding sequence ATGAGACTGCGAGACCTCGCACGCGGCGTATGGCGACACTCCAGACGAGCCGCCGTGCTCGCGCTCGCCCTCGTCGCCGCCGGCATCGTCACCAGCTTCAGCGTCGAGCTCGGGCCGGGGATGCGCCAGTGGATCGAATCGGCCGCCACCACCACGTTGCAGCGCCCGGTGCACATCGGAACGCTGTCGATTCGCCTCTTCGGCGGTCGGTTCGTCGGGCACGACATCGTTATCGAAGGCCTCTCGCGGACAGACGCGCCGTTTTTCGAAGCGCGGGAGATCGTCGTGTCGATGCCGTTGTGGTCGCTGCTGCGCCGCCAGTTGATCATCGAGAGCGCGGAGATCTCGGACTGGCGGGCGGCGGTCGAAACGTGGCCTGGTGATCGCAACAACCTGCCGCGGCTCAGGTCGACCACGCCCCGCGGGAGCCCCAGCCCGATCCGCGTGTCTGCCAGTTACGTGCATGCATATCGGGGCCAGTTCACCTACGACGATCACCGGAACTGGAGCACCGTGGCCCGCAACCTCGACATCACGGTGATGAATCTCGCGGGGTATCGCGGGACGTCGCGATCGTCGGGGAGCGTCATCACCATCGGCCAGTACGAGCCCATGTCGGCGGCGATGAATACGTGGTTCAGGATCGACGGCGGCAAGATTCTGTTCGATCGGGTTGAATTGAACACGTACGGCGCGGAGACGCTGTGCACGGGCGTTGTCAACGTGGCCCGCTGGCCCGAGATGCGCTTCGCGATTCTGCGGTCGACCATCCCGATGCCCCACGTGCGCGAGATCTTCTGGGCGCACGATCAATTCACCTTGTCGGGTGTGATGCAGTTCAAGGGAACGTTCCGCCTGTTCAAGGGTGGACACGAGGTGGCCGGGACCTTTTCGAGCGCCGACAGCGCCCTCAACCGGTACCACTTTCTCGATGTCACCGGGGCGCTGGTATGGACGCCATGGCGTCTGGATGTGTCCCAGTTCCATTCGCGCTTCTACGGCGGGTCCATGGCCCTGACGTACGTGATGGATCCGCTTGGGCAGAAGACGCCCGGCACGGCGCGACTCGATACGATCTATGAGGGCGTCGATCTCGAGGAGTTCTCCGACGCGATGGAGTTTGACGGGATTCGGTTCGCGGGCCGCGCGACGGGACGAAATCTGATGGAGTGGGCGATCGGGAAGTACTCCGGGCACTCCGGATTCGGCGACGTGACCGTTGAGGCGCCGCCGCGCGTGACGCTCCGGGGCCGGGCCCTTCCCGCGGTGCTGCCTGAGCCCTCGTTCGCCCACGTGTACGGCGATCCGTTTCCCCCGCTCGGGCACGTGCCGTTCGGCGGCGAAGTCCACTACACGTTCGGGCCCGAATGGGTCGATCTGGCGCCAAGCCATCTGGCGACCCGCGCGAGCTACGTCGAGTTCAGGGGTCGAACCGCCTACGGGCTGCGTTCGATCCTTCCCTTCCACGTGACCAGTTCGGACTGGCAGGAGAGTGATTCCCTGCTGTCCGGCATCCTGACGGCGTTCGGCTCGAAGACCAGGCCGATCGAAGTCGGCGGGGTGGGGACGTTTGACGGTGTTCTGCTGAATGCCATCTGGAAGCCGCGGATCGAGGGCATGATGGCCGGGCGCCGGATGCGCGCCTGGGACGTCGAGTGGGGCACCGCGCAGAGCCACGTGATCTACGAGAACTCTTATGCCGACATCGCCGACGCGGTGATTCGCAAGGGCATTGCCGAGATGCGCATCGAGGGGCGGTTCTCGCTCGGGTTCCCGCGTCCGGACGGAGGCGAGCAGATCAACGCGCGGTTCACGACCCACAAGTGGCCGTTGATTGACGTGCGGCATTTCTTCGAACTCGATGAGTATCCGATGAACGGAGGGCTCTCGGGCGAATTCCACCTCTACGGCGCGTACTTGGAGCCCTTCGGCTTCGGCCGCGCCGATGTCTCGTCGGCCGAGACGTACGGCGAGAGATTCGACAGTGCCACCTCCGCCATTCGCTTCGAAGGTGCTGGCGCCCGGTTCGACGGCCTCGAGCTCCGGAAGGGGACCGGGCTCATCACCGGCGCCGCCCACATCACCTGGGCCGGCTCGTATTCGTTCAGCGCGGAGGGGCGCCAGATTCCGGTCGACACCGTCGACGCGTTGCGCTTTCCGTTGGCGCCGCCGACCGGCCTGATCGACTTCAAGGCCGGCGGAAGCGGCGTGTTCCTCAACATGGAGTACGACGTCACCGGCCACATTCGCGACCTGTACGTCGGCGACGAGGGGCTCGCCGACCTCGTGACCGGCAAGATCGGCATGCGCGGCGACAATGTCAACTTCGAGTTGCAGGCGGGCTCGACGCGGCTCGGGGCCTCAATGGCCGGCACGGTGAACCGCCGATCCTTCAGTTATCCGGGCGACATCACGCTGAGGGTCACCGACACGTCCCTGGATCCGTACGCGCGGCTCTTTGCGGCGAACCTGTCGCCGTTTGCCAGGGCGATTGTGAGCGGCACCGTTCGCATCAGCGGCACGCTCGGGAACCTCGACGGGATTGTCGCGCGCGCGGTCGTCGACAAGGTCGATCTGAGCCTCTTCGACTACTCGCTCCGGAACGACGGCGTCATCGACATCGGCGTCGGTCAGAGCACGGTCCAGGTCCACCAGTTCAACCTGACCGGCGACGAGACCCGGCTTGGCGTGTCCGGGACCGTGGACTTCGCACGACGCCAGATCGGGATCCACGCCAGAGGCGACGCCAATCTTGGCATCCTGCAGATGTTCTCCGGGAACATCAGAGGATCGGGACGCGCCGAACTCACCGCCGATGTGACGGGAGACATCGATCACCCCCAGATCGGCGGCAGCGCGATTCTCGACAACGGGCGGCTTCGAAATATGTTCCTGCCGCATGCCATCGAGAATCTCAACGGCCCGATCACGTTCGCCGGCAACAGCATCCGGTTTGACGAGGTCGTCGCGAAGGTGGGCGGCGGAAACGTGAAGTTCGCCGGCCGTATCCTGCTGAACGGACTGTGGCCCTCCGTACTGGATGTGACGGCCAGCGGCGAATCGATGGAGTTGCGGTATCCGGACGGATTGCGGTCGCTGGTCGATGCCGACCTGGCGTTGCGCGGCAGCATCGGCGACCCGTTACTCAGCGGCATCGTCACGGTTCGTCGTGCCTCGTATACGAAACGCATAGACCTTGAGGGCGAGCTGAACCTGGCCGGCGGCGCGGCGCCTTCGTCAGGCGCATCCGCCGGGACGGCGTTCCCCCTGCGATTCAACATCCAGCTGGTGGCCCGTTCCTCGCTCGAGATCAACAACAATCTCGGGCGGATCACGTCGAGCGCGGATCTGACGCTTCGCGGCACGCTCGACCGCCCGCTCGTCTACGGCGGCGCCGAGATCGAACGCGGCGACGTGTGGTTTGAGGGCCGCCGCTACCTGGTGACGCGCGGCACGTTCGATTTCGTCAATCCCGGCAAGCTTGATCCGTACTTTGACGTGGAGGCCGAGACCAGCGCGCGGGCGCCCGGACAGACCTACCGCGTCACGCTCAGGGTGCGCGGCCACATGCAGCGGTTCGACTACGAAATGTCGTCGGATCCGCCACTGCCCGAAGTTGACATTCTGTCGATGCTGCTCGGTGAAGCTCGGCCGACGCAGGATGCGGAACTGCGGGCCCTGCAGGCGCCGAATGCCGCGCAGCAGACGTTGATCCAGTCGCGCGCGGCGCGGATGCTCGCGGGGCGGATTTCCTCGAACGTCCAGAAGGTCGTGGAGCAGACCTTCGGTGTCGATACGTTCCAGATCACGCCGATGCTGGCGGATCCGGCGCAGCAGACCACGCGGTTCGCGCCCGGCGCGCGCCTCACGGTGGGCAAGCGCATCTCCGACCGCGCGTACGTGACGTACTCCCGCAGCCTGACGGCGTCGGCGCGCGACCAGGTCATCATGCTCGAATACGACCAGTCGGACCGGCTGTCGTGGATTCTCACCCAGAACGAAGACAAGACCTACGCGCTCGACGTGCGCGTGCGACGGGTGTTCCGGTGA
- a CDS encoding BamA/TamA family outer membrane protein encodes MACRVGWTAALALALSVTPVSRAQAQDVSHWVGLPVSDVRIVLAGRAVEDEQLNALLDIHRGDPLSMKAVRDTITHIMGMRRYLDVRVEATADGAGVRVDVTLFPLRDLQRIVFRGSLGLSETTLLGVVTERFGATPPVGRGIDIARTLEDFYAGEGYLRAVVKPVPFGDVEAGAGDLVFEVTAGARARLRTVRFSGSPADVVDALRQQLNLREGAEYQPAALKRQLDAYAAGLRKAGYFQAKVVSDSNINSSRDAVDLAVTVTRGLLVSLVFAGDPLPPAVQAELVPIEREALVDQDLLEDSEGRIKEYWKARGYGDASAKVTVSESNDRLKVEFTIRRGPLYRVAEDVTITGTAAVAQSVLKPFIKIVRGQPFVRGQLDADLEALKTVYRQLGYASVGINPSLVVSGSTAGERAVTITVAVNEGPCRTVRSITFAGRDQLSETALRAVLTLREGGPYYQPVIDEDRDRLETEYLNQGFRRAHVRVDPPPADTGADVPVRFVIQEGPKVIVDRILVVGNQRVSEATIRRELEIRPGEPLGDERVRQSQRKLAALGLFRRVTISELQHGQEGRSDVLVTVEESAAMTLGYGGGVEFQKVETNEFAPRAFVEIGRRNLWGKNRSVNLFSRVSFRRHGTITAADPLATPVTITATNLEYRVIGSYREPRFLNTRADLQVSAVLEKASRTSFRYRRRSARIDIGERLASGWSLLGQYSFERNEIFDDQINAIDRPLIDRLFPQVRLSILSASAVRDTRDDALDPGKGKLVSASGDLALRQIGSEVGFAKLFGQAFIYRQLPTSRRIVLAAGARLGLGTGFRRTVKVLDAGGQPVLDSDGQPTYQSVRDLPANERFFAGGDTTVRGFQLDRLGRPDTFDRDGTPKGGHAEIILNSELRMALWRDLGVAAFVDCGNVFSEVTDLSLTHLRSSAGFGIRYKSLVGPLRVDVGFKLGALQSFGTFSEHRLALHISIGQAF; translated from the coding sequence ATGGCCTGCCGCGTCGGCTGGACCGCCGCCCTGGCGCTCGCGCTCTCGGTCACGCCGGTTTCGCGCGCCCAGGCACAGGACGTGTCGCATTGGGTGGGTCTCCCCGTGTCAGATGTTCGCATCGTCCTGGCAGGCCGCGCGGTCGAGGACGAACAGCTGAACGCCCTGCTGGATATTCATCGCGGCGATCCGCTCTCGATGAAGGCGGTCCGCGACACGATTACCCACATCATGGGGATGCGGCGCTATCTCGATGTCCGGGTCGAGGCCACCGCCGATGGCGCCGGCGTGCGCGTGGATGTCACGCTGTTCCCGCTGCGCGATCTCCAGCGGATCGTCTTCCGGGGATCGCTGGGCCTCTCGGAAACGACCTTGCTCGGCGTCGTCACCGAGCGATTCGGTGCGACCCCACCTGTGGGGCGAGGCATCGATATCGCACGGACGCTCGAGGACTTCTACGCGGGCGAGGGGTACCTGCGGGCGGTGGTGAAGCCAGTGCCTTTCGGTGATGTCGAGGCAGGCGCCGGAGACCTCGTGTTCGAGGTTACCGCCGGGGCCAGGGCCCGCCTCAGGACAGTCCGGTTCAGTGGTTCTCCGGCCGACGTGGTGGACGCGCTGCGCCAGCAACTGAACCTCCGGGAGGGGGCCGAGTACCAGCCCGCCGCTCTGAAGCGCCAACTCGACGCCTACGCCGCCGGCCTGCGGAAGGCAGGCTACTTCCAAGCCAAGGTCGTCTCGGACTCCAACATCAACAGCAGTCGGGACGCAGTGGATCTGGCCGTCACCGTGACGAGAGGCCTGCTCGTGTCGCTGGTGTTTGCCGGCGACCCGCTGCCGCCGGCCGTGCAGGCCGAACTGGTCCCCATCGAGCGCGAGGCCTTGGTCGACCAGGATCTGCTCGAAGACTCGGAGGGGCGCATCAAGGAGTACTGGAAGGCTCGCGGGTACGGGGACGCCTCGGCGAAGGTCACGGTGAGCGAGTCGAACGACCGGTTGAAGGTCGAATTCACCATCAGACGCGGGCCGCTGTATCGCGTGGCTGAGGACGTCACGATTACGGGCACCGCGGCCGTGGCGCAGAGTGTCCTGAAGCCGTTCATCAAGATCGTGCGGGGGCAGCCGTTTGTCAGGGGACAGCTCGACGCTGATTTGGAGGCTCTGAAGACTGTGTACCGGCAGCTAGGGTATGCGAGCGTCGGCATCAACCCGAGCCTTGTCGTTTCGGGATCGACTGCAGGCGAACGCGCCGTCACGATCACGGTGGCCGTCAACGAAGGGCCGTGTCGAACCGTGCGGAGCATCACGTTCGCGGGGCGAGATCAACTGTCCGAGACCGCCCTGCGCGCGGTCCTGACGCTGCGCGAGGGTGGGCCCTACTACCAACCGGTGATCGATGAGGACCGTGACCGGCTGGAGACCGAGTACCTCAATCAGGGATTCCGGCGGGCCCATGTCCGTGTCGATCCACCGCCGGCCGACACGGGTGCTGACGTTCCCGTCCGATTCGTCATCCAGGAGGGGCCCAAAGTCATCGTCGATCGAATCCTCGTGGTGGGCAACCAGCGCGTGAGCGAGGCCACCATCAGACGCGAGCTCGAGATTCGGCCCGGCGAACCACTCGGCGACGAACGCGTCAGACAGAGCCAGCGGAAACTGGCGGCTCTCGGCCTCTTCCGGCGCGTCACCATTTCGGAACTGCAGCACGGTCAGGAAGGGCGGAGTGACGTTCTGGTGACAGTCGAGGAGTCAGCGGCCATGACGCTGGGCTATGGCGGCGGCGTCGAGTTCCAGAAAGTCGAGACCAACGAATTCGCGCCCCGCGCCTTCGTCGAGATCGGCCGCCGGAATCTCTGGGGCAAGAACCGATCAGTCAACCTGTTCAGCCGCGTGTCATTCAGGCGGCACGGCACGATCACCGCGGCGGACCCGCTGGCGACCCCGGTCACCATCACGGCCACCAACCTCGAGTACCGCGTCATCGGCTCGTACCGGGAGCCACGGTTCCTCAATACGCGGGCCGATCTGCAGGTCTCGGCCGTGCTGGAAAAGGCCAGCCGCACCAGTTTCCGCTATAGGCGCCGCTCGGCGCGGATCGACATCGGCGAACGGCTGGCCAGCGGCTGGAGTCTGCTCGGCCAGTACTCATTCGAGCGCAATGAGATTTTCGACGACCAGATCAACGCGATCGACCGACCGCTTATCGACCGCCTGTTCCCGCAGGTGCGATTGTCGATCCTGTCGGCGTCCGCGGTGCGCGACACGCGCGACGATGCGCTCGATCCCGGAAAAGGGAAGCTGGTGAGCGCCAGCGGAGACCTGGCCCTGCGGCAGATCGGATCCGAGGTCGGGTTCGCGAAACTGTTCGGCCAGGCCTTCATCTACCGGCAACTGCCCACCAGCCGACGCATCGTCTTGGCCGCTGGCGCCCGGCTGGGGCTGGGGACCGGCTTTCGCCGCACGGTCAAGGTGCTCGACGCGGGCGGCCAGCCTGTCCTGGACTCCGATGGCCAACCGACGTACCAGAGTGTCCGTGACCTGCCCGCCAATGAACGGTTCTTTGCCGGCGGCGACACGACGGTGCGCGGGTTCCAGCTCGATCGACTCGGACGGCCCGACACGTTCGACCGGGACGGCACGCCGAAGGGGGGGCACGCGGAGATCATTCT
- a CDS encoding acetyl-CoA carboxylase biotin carboxyl carrier protein subunit has translation MTLQIDIGGRTRTVLVEIKDGTYHVTSDGETWLADVAVVDRATYSLIFPERGHASREVGVAASGPDGDLAVHLASGIAITRRLTGAGRFGGRGAQAAQAVGTQQVVAPMPGKVIRVLVKPGDQVKARQGLVVVEAMKMENELRSPKDGRVINVAVTEGTSVEAGRLLVVVE, from the coding sequence ATGACACTGCAGATCGACATCGGCGGCCGAACCCGCACCGTCCTGGTGGAGATAAAGGACGGGACGTATCACGTGACCAGCGACGGAGAAACGTGGCTGGCGGACGTGGCAGTGGTCGACAGAGCCACCTATTCGCTGATCTTCCCCGAACGCGGGCACGCCAGCCGGGAGGTCGGTGTGGCGGCATCCGGACCAGATGGCGATCTCGCCGTGCATCTGGCGAGCGGGATTGCCATCACGCGGCGGCTCACGGGAGCGGGCCGATTCGGTGGGCGCGGCGCGCAGGCGGCCCAGGCCGTCGGGACCCAGCAAGTCGTTGCCCCGATGCCAGGCAAAGTCATCAGGGTGCTGGTGAAGCCGGGCGATCAGGTCAAGGCGCGGCAGGGATTGGTCGTGGTCGAGGCCATGAAGATGGAGAACGAACTGCGTTCGCCAAAGGATGGCCGCGTCATCAATGTGGCGGTCACCGAGGGAACCTCGGTCGAGGCTGGCCGCCTGCTCGTTGTCGTCGAGTAG
- a CDS encoding acetyl-CoA carboxylase biotin carboxylase subunit, translating to MSAPLTKVLVANRGEIAVRIIRGCREMGLKTVAVYSECDRAAQHVRQADEAYAIGPNPPRESYLRIDKIIDVARRSGADAVHPGYGFLAENPDFARACRDAGLIFVGPTPEAIDLMGSKTAARAAAIAAGVPVVPGTRTPLGPDVPDAEVARLAAEIGYPILIKAVSGGGGKGMRTVAEPAELASALRAARSEALSAFGDPAVYVERQVTRPRHIEIQLLGDHYGTVVPFVERECSIQRRHQKVVEESPSLQVTPQTRASLAAAAAAVARGVGYTNAGTIEFLLDQSGEFFFLEMNTRLQVEHPITELVTLTDLVHWQLRIARGERLDLDPDSVLTPHGHAIECRIYAEDPDHDFLPSPGRVTALRVPAGPGIRRDDSGAVAGADVPVYYDPLIAKLSAWAGDRPTAIARMARALREYDVRGIKTTIPFFRWLLADPDFLAGQFDTTFIDRALACRNGQPFQQVPPEDEHLAIVTAAVHAMTQKTSAEASAGPPPAQESRWMRHARTQGLR from the coding sequence ATGTCTGCACCGCTGACGAAAGTCCTCGTCGCCAATCGCGGCGAAATCGCTGTCCGCATCATCCGTGGCTGCCGCGAGATGGGCCTGAAGACGGTGGCCGTCTACTCGGAGTGCGATCGCGCCGCTCAGCACGTGCGGCAGGCCGACGAGGCGTACGCCATCGGGCCGAACCCGCCGCGCGAGAGTTACCTGCGCATCGACAAGATCATCGACGTCGCGCGCCGTTCGGGGGCCGACGCCGTGCATCCCGGCTATGGATTTCTTGCGGAGAATCCGGATTTCGCCAGAGCGTGCCGCGATGCGGGACTGATCTTCGTCGGCCCGACGCCGGAGGCAATCGATCTGATGGGCAGCAAGACGGCGGCACGCGCCGCGGCGATCGCGGCCGGCGTGCCCGTCGTGCCGGGGACCAGGACCCCGCTGGGCCCCGACGTGCCCGATGCGGAGGTGGCGCGCCTCGCCGCGGAGATCGGCTATCCCATCCTCATCAAGGCCGTATCGGGCGGCGGCGGCAAGGGCATGCGCACGGTGGCCGAACCCGCCGAACTGGCCAGCGCGCTGCGAGCCGCGCGATCCGAGGCGCTGTCGGCGTTCGGCGATCCGGCCGTGTACGTTGAGCGACAAGTCACTCGGCCCCGCCACATCGAGATCCAGCTGCTCGGCGACCACTATGGCACCGTCGTGCCGTTCGTGGAGCGCGAGTGCTCGATCCAGCGCCGCCATCAGAAGGTGGTCGAAGAGTCGCCCTCGCTCCAGGTCACCCCCCAGACGCGCGCGTCGCTGGCGGCGGCCGCGGCCGCGGTGGCCCGCGGCGTCGGCTACACGAATGCCGGAACCATCGAATTCCTGCTGGATCAGAGCGGCGAATTCTTCTTCCTCGAGATGAACACGCGGCTGCAGGTCGAACACCCGATCACCGAGCTGGTGACGCTGACCGATCTGGTGCACTGGCAGCTTCGCATTGCGCGTGGCGAGCGTCTCGACCTGGATCCCGACAGCGTGCTGACGCCTCACGGGCATGCGATTGAATGCCGCATCTACGCAGAGGACCCGGATCACGATTTCCTGCCGTCCCCCGGCCGCGTGACCGCGTTGCGCGTGCCGGCAGGGCCCGGCATCCGCCGCGACGACAGCGGGGCCGTCGCCGGGGCGGACGTGCCGGTCTACTATGACCCGCTGATCGCGAAGCTGTCGGCCTGGGCGGGCGATCGGCCCACCGCGATCGCGCGGATGGCCCGGGCGCTCCGCGAATACGACGTGCGCGGCATCAAGACCACGATTCCGTTTTTCCGGTGGTTGCTGGCCGATCCCGACTTTCTGGCCGGCCAGTTCGACACGACGTTCATCGATCGCGCGCTGGCCTGTCGCAACGGGCAGCCGTTCCAGCAGGTGCCTCCCGAGGACGAGCACCTGGCGATCGTGACTGCCGCCGTGCACGCGATGACCCAGAAGACATCTGCCGAAGCATCCGCGGGCCCCCCTCCGGCGCAGGAGAGCCGCTGGATGCGGCACGCCCGTACTCAGGGGCTTCGCTGA